The proteins below come from a single Aegilops tauschii subsp. strangulata cultivar AL8/78 chromosome 6, Aet v6.0, whole genome shotgun sequence genomic window:
- the LOC109785959 gene encoding light-harvesting complex-like protein OHP1, chloroplastic encodes MAVASMVHAPSLLAVQALRGQKNAASARCSPRATAFRVRAAKLPAGVQVPRAQPKLSEPFLGFTKTAEVWNSRACMMGLIGTFIVELILNKGVLEIIGFEVGKGLDIPL; translated from the exons ATGGCTGTGGCCTCCATGGTTCACGCACCATCTCTGCTGGCAGTCCAGGCCCTCCGCGGACAGAAGAATGCTGCCAGCGCTAGGTGCTCACCAAGAGCGACGGCTTTCAGAGTCCGGGCAGCGAAGCTTCCTGCCGGA GTCCAGGTGCCAAGGGCGCAGCCTAAACTGAGCGAGCCGTTCCTGGGGTTCACCAAGACCGCGGAGGTATGGAACTCCAGGGCCTGCATGATGGGCCTCATCGGAACCTTCATCGTGGAGCTG ATATTGAACAAAGGTGTTCTCGAGATAATCGGTTTCGAAGTGGGAAAAGGCCTCGATATTCCATTGTAA
- the LOC109785958 gene encoding uncharacterized protein isoform X1, translating into MGVKGGVGVWCLLLAGLLLLAVASAAERDTKKEKEEEIRWCKEDCDWKAGEDTGKARECKEQCERRRHGHELLQEDGDSFDRCVSKCRGHGGWWGKERWDRCRQICRQSQEGEGGDDDLDEGGGNADDRCERMCQHYHDRREKKQCMKGCKYGESGLLGSDDGHEHGDRCQTQCKRFRPGSYDRQQCVEKCQCQQKEDEEAMDHHSGGGHGHGDRCQAQCKRFPRGSYDRWQCTERCQSHQQDDEEVMNHHGGGGHGHGGGSCEQKCQQRYRHEHDKQQCVRDCKSGGGGGAGGRGREGDERQHGREMVVEAILEEV; encoded by the coding sequence ATGGGTGTCAAGGGTGGTGTGGGCGTGTGGTGTCTCCTGCTCGCCGGGCTCCTTCTCCTGGCCGTGGCCTCCGCGGCGGAGCGGGACacgaagaaggagaaggaggaggagatccGGTGGTGCAAGGAGGACTGCGACTGGAAGGCGGGGGAGGACACCGGGAAGGCCAGGGAGTGCAAGGAGCAGTGCGAGCGCCGCCGCCACGGCCACGAGCTGCTCCAGGAAGACGGCGACAGCTTCGACAGGTGTGTGAGCAAGTGTCGCGGCCATGGGGGCTGGTGGGGAAAGGAGCGGTGGGACCGGTGCAGGCAGATATGCAGGCAAAGCCAAGAAGGGGAGGGGGGGGACGACGACCTCGACGAGGGCGGCGGCAACGCCGACGACAGGTGCGAGAGGATGTGCCAGCACTACCACGACCGGCGGGAGAAGAAGCAGTGCATGAAAGGCTGCAAATATGGCGAGTCGGGCCTCCTCGGCTCCGACGACGGCCATGAACACGGAGACCGCTGCCAAACACAGTGCAAGCGCTTCCGGCCCGGGTCATACGACAGGCAGCAGTGCGTCGAAAAGTGCCAGTGCCAGCAgaaggaggacgaggaggcgatGGACCACCACAGCGGCGGTGGCCATGGCCACGGAGACCGCTGCCAGGCACAGTGCAAGCGCTTCCCGCGCGGGTCGTACGACAGATGGCAGTGCACTGAGAGGTGCCAGAGCCATCAGCAGGACGACGAGGAGGTGATGAACCACCacggcggcggtggccatggccACGGCGGCGGCAGCTGCGAGCAGAAATGCCAGCAGCGATACCGCCATGAGCACGACAAGCAGCAGTGCGTGCGAGACTGCAaaagcggcggtggcggcggcgccggtgGGCGTGGCCGCGAGGGCGACGAGCGCCAGCACGGCAGGGAGATGGTGGTCGAAGCCATCCTCGAGGAGGTGTAG
- the LOC109785958 gene encoding uncharacterized protein isoform X2 — MGVKGGVGVWCLLLAGLLLLAVASAAERDTKKEKEEEIRWCKEDCDWKAGEDTGKARECKEQCERRRHGHELLQEDGDSFDRCVSKCRGHGGWWGKERWDRCRQICRQSQEGEGGDDDLDEGGGNADDRCERMCQHYHDRREKKQCMKGCKYGESGLLGSDDGHEHGDRCQTQCKRFRPGSYDRQQCVEKCQCQQKEDEEVMNHHGGGGHGHGGGSCEQKCQQRYRHEHDKQQCVRDCKSGGGGGAGGRGREGDERQHGREMVVEAILEEV; from the exons ATGGGTGTCAAGGGTGGTGTGGGCGTGTGGTGTCTCCTGCTCGCCGGGCTCCTTCTCCTGGCCGTGGCCTCCGCGGCGGAGCGGGACacgaagaaggagaaggaggaggagatccGGTGGTGCAAGGAGGACTGCGACTGGAAGGCGGGGGAGGACACCGGGAAGGCCAGGGAGTGCAAGGAGCAGTGCGAGCGCCGCCGCCACGGCCACGAGCTGCTCCAGGAAGACGGCGACAGCTTCGACAGGTGTGTGAGCAAGTGTCGCGGCCATGGGGGCTGGTGGGGAAAGGAGCGGTGGGACCGGTGCAGGCAGATATGCAGGCAAAGCCAAGAAGGGGAGGGGGGGGACGACGACCTCGACGAGGGCGGCGGCAACGCCGACGACAGGTGCGAGAGGATGTGCCAGCACTACCACGACCGGCGGGAGAAGAAGCAGTGCATGAAAGGCTGCAAATATGGCGAGTCGGGCCTCCTCGGCTCCGACGACGGCCATGAACACGGAGACCGCTGCCAAACACAGTGCAAGCGCTTCCGGCCCGGGTCATACGACAGGCAGCAGTGCGTCGAAAAGTGCCAGTGCCAGCAgaaggaggacgaggag GTGATGAACCACCacggcggcggtggccatggccACGGCGGCGGCAGCTGCGAGCAGAAATGCCAGCAGCGATACCGCCATGAGCACGACAAGCAGCAGTGCGTGCGAGACTGCAaaagcggcggtggcggcggcgccggtgGGCGTGGCCGCGAGGGCGACGAGCGCCAGCACGGCAGGGAGATGGTGGTCGAAGCCATCCTCGAGGAGGTGTAG
- the LOC109785968 gene encoding L-type lectin-domain containing receptor kinase SIT2-like, which produces MDMGNHLLLLLLLTIVVNLHAFKHTASSDKLTFNGFSEANLKLSGQASMVGRAIRLTGGVTLTEGDAFYSMPLDFSSNPSGGGTSFSTTFVFAINSGSTESIWRGPGMAFVLTSTMELQHLPNNPLAQGQLGFADVGGNSSNSREQFLFTVELNYIYDDNVEINVKSLVSVNHTTGSYRANSIFESTNLSSAKPMQVWIHYNGTEQKLNVTLEEFGGQIKRSKPLSLPQLSSIVNLSPLLSNSEHVYAGFSAANGQTNCSQYVLGWSFMKNGQAPPLNPFDIPRVLPNPHVEKDLPNPPVQEHHKKHILPMGTLLSTVTLVPIVLVLFVVIFSYDVKSWLKKTLAHEKWEIDCGVLQSFTYKDLFIATSRFNKKSLLGKGGFGKVYKGVLAVPKQTIAIKRVSPESKQGMKEFMAEIAILGHLRHRNLVQLIGYCRHRQELLLVYDYMPNGSLDMYLHKKDKPTLGWDQRLHIIKGVAAGLVYLHEDWEQVVIHRDIKVSNVLLDDGMNGRLGDFGLARLHGHEADAHTTRVAGTWGYIAPELARLGKATKATDVYAFGIFLMEVACGRRPIEASAHGEPLVLADWVFNTWQTGSLVDAMDTRLEQDHVTEEIELVLKLGLLCSHSLPKERPCMRLVMQYLESDAMLPDFPPSFFTANSSKDEGFEDQVVPPPSVATSITGLSGGR; this is translated from the coding sequence ATGGACATGGGTaaccatctcctcctcctcctcctcctcaccattGTCGTTAACCTCCATGCATTTAAGCACACTGCCAGCAGCGACAAACTGACCTTCAACGGCTTCTCCGAGGCAAATCTGAAGCTGAGTGGCCAAGCGTCTATGGTAGGCCGTGCTATAAGGCTCACCGGTGGCGTCACCCTGACAGAAGGGGATGCTTTCTACAGCATGCCCCTCGATTTCAGTAGCAACCCCAGTGGCGGTGGGACCTCCTTCTCGACAACCTTCGTATTTGCCATCAACTCTGGCAGCACCGAAAGCATCTGGAGAGGTCCTGGCATGGCCTTCGTGCTCACTTCCACCATGGAGCTGCAACATCTGCCCAACAACCCATTGGCTCAGGGCCAGCTGGGTTTTGCTGATGTAGGAGGTAACAGCTCCAACTCACGTGAACAATTCTTATTTACAGTCGAGCTCAACTACATCTATGACGACAATGTGGAGATCAATGTCAAAAGCTTAGTCTCTGTTAACCATACCACCGGCTCATACAGGGCCAACAGCATATTCGAAAGCACCAACCTTAGCAGTGCCAAACCGATGCAAGTGTGGATACACTATAATGGCACGGAGCAAAAGCTAAATGTCACCTTAGAAGAATTCGGTGGTCAGATCAAACGGTCTAAACCGCTGAGCCTGCCACAGTTATCGTCCATTGTCAATCTTTCGCCTTTGCTGTCAAACTCTGAGCATGTATATGCTGGGTTCTCTGCTGCAAATGGGCAAACAAATTGCAGTCAATATGTTCTTGGATGGAGTTTCATGAAAAATGGACAAGCTCCACCACTAAACCCCTTTGATATTCCTCGAGTCCTGCCAAATCCTCATGTAGAAAAGGATCTGCCAAATCCTCCTGTTCAAGAGCATCATAAAAAACACATCCTACCCATGGGTACTCTGCTATCAACAGTCACATTGGTTCCCATTGTCTTGGTTCTTTTTGTGGTTATTTTTTCTTATGATGTCAAGTCGTGGTTGAAGAAAACCCTTGCACACGAAAAATGGGAAATCGATTGTGGGGTGTTGCAATCTTTCACATACAAAGATCTATTTATTGCCACCAGCAGGTTCAACAAAAAATCGCTCCTAGGAAAAGGAGGATTTGGGAAGGTCTACAAGGGTGTGCTGGCTGTCCCTAAGCAGACTATTGCAATCAAGAGGGTGTCTCCAGAATCAAAGCAGGGGATGAAAGAATTCATGGCTGAAATCGCCATTCTTGGTCACCTCCGCCACCGTAACCTTGTGCAGCTGATTGGCTACTGCCGCCACAGGCAGGAACTTCTTTTGGTGTATGACTATATGCCAAATGGTAGCCTTGATATGTATTTGCATAAAAAGGATAAGCCAACTCTGGGCTGGGATCAAAGGCTTCACATCATCAAAGGGGTCGCTGCTGGCCTTGTGTACTTGCATGAGGACTGGGAGCAGGTTGTTATCCATCGAGATATCAAGGTGAGCAACGTGCTCCTTGATGACGGAATGAATGGAAGACTAGGTGATTTTGGCCTTGCAAGGTTGCACGGACATGAAGCCGACGCCCATACCACGCGCGTGGCAGGCACCTGGGGTtacattgctcctgagctggctagGCTCGGGAAGGCGACCAAGGCAACAGATGTGTATGCATTTGGCATATTCTTGATGGAAGTTGCATGTGGAAGGCGGCCAATTGAGGCGAGTGCCCATGGTGAACCTCTGGTGCTAGCAGACTGGGTGTTCAACACATGGCAAACTGGTTCACTCGTTGATGCAATGGACACGAGGTTAGAACAGGACCATGTCACTGAAGAGATAGAATTAGTTCTAAAACTTGGACTTCTATGCTCCCACTCGCTCCCCAAGGAAAGGCCATGCATGCGACTCGTAATGCAGTACCTGGAAAGCGATGCAATGCTCCCAGATTTCCCACCAAGTTTTTTCACTGCTAATTCAAGCAAAGATGAAGGATTTGAAGACCAGGTTGTGCCCCCTCCCTCGGTGGCAACATCTATCACAGGACTTTCTGGaggaagatga
- the LOC109785969 gene encoding L-type lectin-domain containing receptor kinase SIT2, with protein MFPVSWHPYLPVLFFLCLADHLHTSGVIAGTNELVYNGFSADLKLDGKALWIDDLLSLTNGPGGTSGHAFCRYPLSFQDNPGGAISSFSTTFVFVMGFKQYKGNGMAFILSSTSDLPDDSPGEYLGLPHSNLDGHAFFAIEFDTVLNPEIGDIDDNHVGIDVNSLASVESQTAGFYNFYGEFQTVVLRSGERIQAWVDYDSKLYQLNVTLAPCPSFKPQLPLLSTTVNLSSLLSLGPVYAGFSASSRKVSSSHYVLGWSLKVDGVAQPLHNSVSSFDTAYELQNLSNFEFPRKMNILGVPLIVQAVILIVLAVLICRQLRKAKEDDEWEIKCGMPSFTYKDLVTATEGFSNKMLLGKGGFGRVYKGVLPTTTQHVAIKRVSPESKQGKKEFMAEIAILGHVRHRNLVQLLGYCRYKQELLLVYDYMANGSLDRYLYDKTTPTLDWAQRLRIIKGVASGLYYLHEDWEQVIIHRDIKASNVLLDDDMNGRLGDFGLARLHDHGVDAHTTLVAGTWGYIAPELARLGKATKATDVFAFGVFTIEVVCGRKPIGPANTSGGLLALADWVRGTWQGGSIVDAVDPELKDYDRAEVELVLKLGLLCSHSLPRSRPCMRLVMLYLEGGARLPNFHPASLVADGHEDEETDHKALSTSAATTVTILSGRLLVEGNRAITNFPVIAGARSVMFRYLYDRQNLILSGITWELEPEVALSLVVDDSTSGEKCRPNYTVRFIVQLSLASSSYQMGVVFHGRPIAITIQSKIPTMYACMCDPG; from the exons ATGTTTCCTGTCTCTTGGCACCCCTACCTCCCTGTTCTCTTCTTCCTCTGTCTTGCCGACCACCTCCACACCTCTGGTGTTATCGCTGGTACAAATGAGCTGGTCTATAATGGCTTTTCAGCTGATCTGAAGCTTGACGGCAAAGCTTTGTGGATAGATGACCTGTTGAGTCTAACCAATGGCCCAGGTGGTACAAGCGGCCATGCTTTCTGCAGATATCCCCTAAGCTTTCAAGATAATCCCGGTGGCGCTATCTCCTCCTTCTCAACTACGTTTGTGTTCGTCATGGGCTTCAAGCAGTATAAAGGTAATGGGATGGCCTTCATACTTTCATCCACCAGTGACTTACCAGATGATTCGCCAGGCGAGTACCTTGGCCTCCCGCATTCTAACTTAGATGGCCATGCTTTCTTCGCCATCGAGTTCGACACCGTCTTGAATCCTGAGATCGGGGACATCGATGACAACCATGTTGGGATTGATGTCAACAGCTTGGCCTCAGTTGAATCCCAAACTGCTGGCTTCTATAACTTCTACGGTGAGTTCCAAACTGTTGTACTCAGAAGCGGTGAACGAATTCAGGCGTGGGTGGACTATGATAGCAAATTGTACCAGCTGAATGTTACCTTAGCACCTTGTCCTTCCTTTAAACCCCAACTTCCGTTGTTGTCGACCACTGTCAATCTGTCCTCTTTGTTATCATTAGGTCCAGTTTATGCTGGGTTCTCTGCATCCAGCAGAAAAGTCTCCTCCAGCCATTATGTACTTGGCTGGAGTCTGAAAGTAGATGGGGTGGCTCAGCCACTTCACAACTCTGTATCGTCTTTTGACACTGCATATGAACTTCAAAATCTATCCAACTTCGAATTTCCCAGAAAAATGAACATTTTAGGAGTGCCGTTGATTGTGCAGGCAGTCATCCTAATAGTTCTTGCTGTTCTGATCTGTCGGCAGTTGAGAAAGGCAAAGGAAGATGATGAGTGGGAGATTAAGTGTGGGATGCCATCTTTCACATACAAGGATCTAGTGACTGCCACTGAAGGCTTCAGCAATAAGATGCTCCTTGGGAAAGGAGGCTTTGGAAGAGTGTACAAAGGGGTGCTCCCTACCACCACACAGCATGTGGCCATCAAGCGGGTATCGCCAGAATCGAAGCAGGGGAAGAAGGAGTTCATGGCGGAGATCGCCATCCTTGGCCATGTCCGGCACCGAAACCTGGTCCAACTGCTAGGCTATTGCAGGTACAAGCAGGAGCTGCTCTTGGTCTATGATTACATGGCCAATGGCAGCCTTGATAGGTACTTGTATGACAAGACTACGCCGACCCTGGATTGGGCTCAGAGGCTTCGCATCATCAAAGGCGTAGCTTCCGGCCTCTACTACCTGCACGAGGATTGGGAGCAAGTCATCATCCATCGGGACATCAAGGCGAGCAACGTTCTCCTCGACGACGACATGAATGGGAGGCTTGGTGACTTTGGCCTCGCAAGGCTGCATGACCATGGAGTCGATGCCCACACCACACTTGTAGCAGGCACCTGGGGATACATTGCCCCTGAGCTGGCCCGGCTTGGCAAGGCGACCAAGGCGACTGACGTGTTTGCATTCGGAGTGTTTACCATAGAGGTGGTCTGCGGGAGAAAACCAATCGGCCCGGCCAACACCAGTGGCGGCCTTCTTGCGCTGGCGGATTGGGTACGTGGCACATGGCAGGGTGGCTCGATCGTCGATGCTGTGGACCCTGAGCTGAAAGATTACGACAGGGCCGAGGTTGAGCTTGTGCTGAAGCTTGGATTGCTGTGCTCCCATTCGCTGCCCAGGTCGCGGCCATGTATGCGTCTAGTCATGCTGTACTTGGAAGGAGGTGCAAGACTTCCAAACTTCCACCCAGCTTCTCTGGTCGCTGATGGACATGAGGATGAAGAGACTGATCATAAGGCGTTATCTACATCTGCAGCTACGACTGTGACCATTCTTTCTGGAAG ATTGTTGGTGGAAGGCAACAGGGCCATCACAAATTTCCCTGTGATAGCTGGAGCCAGAAGCGTTATGTTCCGTTATCTTTATGATAGGCAGAACCTGATCCTATCCGGGATCACATGGGAGCTGGAGCCAGAAGTGGCACTATCGTTGGTCGTCGACGACTCGACTTCGGGGGAAAAATGCCGGCCTAATTACACTGTTCGTTTCATTGTGCAGTTGTCCCTAGCTAGTAGTAGCTACCAGATGGGAGTTGTTTTCCATGGCCGGCCCATCGCCATCACCATCCAGAGCAAGATTCCCACCATGTATGCATGTATGTGTGACCCCGGATGA